In one Pseudarthrobacter sp. NBSH8 genomic region, the following are encoded:
- a CDS encoding multidrug effflux MFS transporter gives MELPGLGLISVTTHSNPGDSLTRRRKLLYILLLGALTALGPFTIDLYLPAFPALEASLGVTEAQVQLTLAGTTVGFALGQLVVGPFSDKFGRRLPLILATALHIASSVGAALSTDISTLGFFRVLMGVGAAGGGVVAMAMVRDLFSGYAMVRMFSRMALVNGLAPILAPVIGSQLLLVMPWPGIFVFLAGYGTLVIIAALVLVRETLPPEKRGLTGMTASQRYKVLFTDRIFVGLLVVGGMNFAGLFTYLSASPFLFQDIYGFSPQEYGLLFGINSLGIVAGVQISSRLIRIVPPQWILACSTAWMFLMALLIVVFDQAGLGLWGAMVPLWFYIMGTGFTFPCVQVLALSSHGAQAGTAASLLGAATFLMAGLVSPVVGWLGITSSTPMGAVQAACILMAIAGLWLIVRPRTVPSIH, from the coding sequence ATGGAACTTCCGGGCCTAGGATTGATCTCCGTGACCACCCACTCGAATCCGGGCGATTCGCTGACCCGACGCCGGAAACTGCTGTACATCCTCCTCCTCGGTGCACTCACCGCGCTGGGCCCTTTCACCATCGACCTGTACCTGCCTGCGTTCCCGGCACTGGAAGCGAGCCTGGGGGTCACCGAGGCCCAGGTCCAGCTGACCTTGGCCGGCACTACCGTGGGCTTTGCCCTCGGCCAGCTGGTGGTAGGCCCGTTCAGCGACAAGTTCGGCCGCCGGCTCCCGCTGATCCTGGCCACGGCCCTGCATATCGCCTCCTCCGTGGGAGCAGCCCTGTCCACCGACATCTCCACCTTGGGCTTCTTCCGTGTCCTCATGGGAGTGGGGGCTGCGGGTGGCGGAGTGGTGGCCATGGCAATGGTGCGGGACCTGTTCTCCGGCTATGCCATGGTCCGGATGTTCTCGCGCATGGCCCTGGTGAACGGACTGGCTCCGATTCTGGCCCCGGTGATCGGATCGCAGCTGCTCCTGGTGATGCCGTGGCCGGGAATCTTCGTGTTCCTGGCCGGTTACGGCACGCTGGTGATCATCGCCGCGCTCGTCCTGGTCCGCGAAACATTGCCACCGGAAAAGCGCGGGCTGACCGGCATGACCGCCAGCCAGCGGTACAAGGTTCTTTTCACGGACCGGATCTTCGTGGGCCTCTTGGTGGTGGGAGGCATGAACTTCGCCGGCCTCTTTACCTACCTGTCCGCGTCGCCGTTCCTCTTCCAGGACATCTACGGGTTCTCGCCGCAGGAATACGGTCTGTTGTTCGGCATCAATTCCCTGGGCATTGTGGCTGGCGTCCAGATCAGCTCCAGGCTCATCCGTATTGTTCCCCCGCAGTGGATCCTTGCCTGTTCCACAGCCTGGATGTTCCTCATGGCCCTGCTGATTGTGGTCTTTGACCAGGCCGGCCTGGGACTTTGGGGCGCGATGGTTCCGCTCTGGTTCTACATTATGGGCACTGGCTTTACGTTCCCCTGTGTCCAGGTGCTGGCTTTGAGCAGCCACGGCGCACAGGCCGGGACGGCTGCGTCCCTCCTGGGTGCCGCGACGTTCCTGATGGCCGGCCTGGTGTCACCGGTGGTGGGGTGGCTGGGCATCACCAGCTCCACCCCCATGGGCGCCGTGCAGGCCGCCTGCATACTGATGGCGATAGCGGGCCTCTGGCTGATCGTCAGGCCGCGCACCGTGCCCTCGATCCACTGA
- a CDS encoding phage holin family protein produces MSGRHTGRTSQGLRITALPRTLKLLFRLAPRQLNDEIAFAKIELKRKGIQVGVAAAFLAVALIFVAFLMVGLIVAAIMGLATIMPAWLAALLVCALFLVIALISALIGLRKFKQAMPLVPAETIRGIKHDLGIAKEGSGFNAELLDPASPEAKAAKAAKDEAAAKAKAEKEAKAEAHKTEFPHASEPELHRRLEQRRRHLAQVRDELDTELDIKPQAMFVLGAAREKLGEGKAAVEHGAAAASQKFAAFSGSRDGAGVRWKPLAALAASATIFAVLLRRLLRNP; encoded by the coding sequence ATGAGCGGACGTCACACCGGGCGCACCAGCCAGGGATTGCGGATCACCGCGCTGCCCAGGACGCTGAAACTACTCTTTCGCCTGGCCCCTCGCCAACTCAACGATGAAATCGCCTTCGCCAAGATCGAGCTCAAGCGCAAGGGCATCCAGGTCGGCGTCGCCGCCGCCTTCCTTGCCGTCGCGCTTATTTTTGTGGCGTTTCTTATGGTGGGCCTCATCGTAGCCGCCATAATGGGCCTGGCCACCATCATGCCGGCGTGGCTGGCCGCGCTGCTCGTCTGCGCCCTGTTCCTGGTCATCGCCCTCATCAGTGCACTGATCGGCCTCCGCAAATTCAAGCAGGCCATGCCCCTGGTCCCTGCCGAAACCATCCGCGGGATCAAACACGATCTCGGCATCGCCAAGGAAGGCTCGGGCTTCAACGCCGAACTGCTCGATCCCGCCAGCCCGGAGGCCAAGGCCGCGAAGGCTGCCAAGGACGAAGCAGCCGCGAAGGCCAAGGCCGAGAAGGAAGCCAAGGCCGAGGCGCATAAGACGGAGTTCCCGCACGCGTCCGAGCCCGAGCTTCACCGCCGCCTCGAACAGCGCCGGCGGCACTTGGCACAGGTCCGCGACGAGCTGGATACCGAGCTCGACATCAAGCCGCAGGCCATGTTCGTACTGGGCGCTGCCAGGGAGAAACTGGGGGAGGGCAAGGCCGCCGTTGAACACGGCGCGGCCGCGGCCAGCCAGAAGTTCGCTGCCTTCTCCGGCTCCCGGGACGGCGCCGGCGTGCGCTGGAAGCCGCTTGCCGCCCTTGCGGCCTCCGCGACGATCTTTGCGGTGCTCCTGCGCAGGCTGCTCCGGAACCCCTGA
- a CDS encoding CDP-alcohol phosphatidyltransferase family protein: MRFIGAGARPGRPQTDHDRVFTLPNALTVLRFMGVPLFVWLVLAQKEYGAAVVVLVVMAGTDWIDGYVARRFDQASKLGRVMDPLADRLALIAVAVTLVIAGVVHWLYLAALLVPDAVLLVLTLSYFGGHPDLPVSRVGKVRTGFLLLGTPLLVLSRLDTPIAGPLYVAAWIVLGLGLAGHWIAAYNYFWAILRKGRQQSHHDGGTG, from the coding sequence GTGAGGTTCATTGGCGCTGGCGCGCGACCCGGCCGCCCCCAAACTGACCACGACCGCGTTTTCACCCTCCCCAACGCCCTGACGGTGCTGCGCTTTATGGGCGTGCCGCTTTTTGTCTGGCTGGTCCTGGCCCAGAAGGAATATGGGGCCGCCGTGGTGGTTCTGGTGGTCATGGCGGGAACCGACTGGATTGACGGGTATGTGGCCCGCCGCTTCGACCAGGCGTCCAAGCTCGGCCGGGTCATGGACCCGCTGGCGGACCGGCTTGCCCTGATCGCGGTGGCGGTCACCCTGGTGATTGCCGGCGTCGTCCATTGGCTGTATCTGGCCGCACTCCTGGTGCCGGACGCCGTGCTCCTGGTGCTGACCCTCTCCTACTTCGGCGGCCATCCGGACCTGCCGGTGAGCCGTGTAGGCAAGGTTCGCACCGGATTCCTGCTTCTGGGCACACCGCTGCTGGTCCTGTCGCGTTTGGACACCCCGATTGCCGGGCCGCTGTACGTTGCCGCTTGGATCGTGCTGGGACTCGGGCTTGCCGGCCACTGGATTGCCGCCTACAACTATTTCTGGGCGATTCTGCGCAAGGGCCGTCAGCAGTCCCATCACGACGGCGGCACCGGCTGA
- a CDS encoding DMT family transporter produces the protein MVWVAVLLAVLGAFCLAFGAQKQGSAVKADTGGLALSSNGFLRLLRNPRWVLGLLLLCVGMGMNAVALVSAPLTVVQPIGAIALVITTVVNARDQDITINRATMVSIAACVTGSAFFVLLAVNVTQENHHVNQEDELTIVLLLALAVGVFGTLAVMFRHRMGAFVYILGAGVLFGFVAVLTRIIGKHLLDPNGLALLNVQWYSVVAIAAAGGLGSWFVQSAYSGGPPDLVIAGLTVIDPIVGIAIGIVILGELRPDVHAVMAIAMATAASLAIVGVIALSRHHPEVAKRRKDARKAAGRASH, from the coding sequence ATGGTGTGGGTGGCCGTTCTGCTGGCGGTGCTTGGGGCATTCTGCCTGGCCTTCGGAGCGCAGAAGCAGGGGAGTGCAGTCAAAGCCGACACCGGCGGGCTGGCGCTGAGTTCTAACGGCTTCCTCCGTCTGCTCCGCAATCCGCGGTGGGTGCTGGGACTTCTCCTGCTGTGCGTCGGGATGGGAATGAACGCGGTGGCATTGGTCTCCGCGCCGCTGACGGTGGTACAGCCGATCGGCGCCATTGCGCTGGTCATTACCACGGTGGTGAACGCCCGGGACCAGGACATCACCATCAACCGGGCCACCATGGTGTCCATCGCGGCCTGCGTGACCGGCTCCGCATTCTTTGTCCTCCTCGCCGTCAACGTGACGCAGGAGAACCACCACGTGAACCAGGAGGACGAGCTCACCATCGTGTTGCTGCTGGCACTGGCCGTCGGCGTGTTCGGCACCCTCGCGGTCATGTTCCGGCACCGGATGGGCGCGTTTGTTTACATCCTCGGCGCCGGCGTGCTGTTCGGCTTCGTCGCGGTCCTGACACGTATCATCGGCAAACACCTGCTGGATCCGAACGGGCTGGCACTGCTCAATGTCCAGTGGTATTCGGTGGTGGCCATCGCTGCGGCCGGCGGCCTGGGTTCGTGGTTTGTGCAGAGCGCCTACTCGGGCGGCCCGCCGGACCTTGTCATCGCCGGGCTGACTGTCATCGACCCGATCGTTGGCATCGCCATCGGCATCGTGATCCTGGGTGAGCTGCGCCCGGACGTCCACGCCGTGATGGCGATTGCCATGGCTACGGCTGCTTCGCTTGCTATCGTGGGGGTGATCGCCCTTTCCAGGCACCATCCCGAGGTCGCCAAGCGCAGGAAAGATGCGCGGAAGGCGGCGGGCAGGGCGTCCCACTAG
- a CDS encoding glycosyltransferase, producing the protein MTTPSDQRPLTVLIAADTYPPHINGAAQFSYRLAKGMTGRGHNVHVLACRADNGASFTEFRSEATVHRLRSHGVFTHEYFRICFPWEIKKEIGLLFDRIQPDVVHIQSHYMIGEHVLYEAAKRGIRIVATNHFMPENLNPFLPFPQWFKDIIGKISWKDMGKVMGQADVVTTPTPLAAKAMHQHAFLHKVLPLSNGIDSAAYELQPGEVIEPHAHPTVVFVGRLAEEKHVDVLINAVSKTPADLNVCLEIVGGGEVRSALESQAERLGMGERVKFLGLASDDDLREAYIRADLFCMPGTAELQSLVTLEAMSASTPVLLADAMALPHLVRDGENGYLFTPNDSDDLAAKITKILQLPADERAAMGQASRRMVEPHSIEGTLQTFEDLYRGASYDDKAV; encoded by the coding sequence GTGACAACGCCCTCTGACCAGCGACCCTTGACCGTACTGATTGCCGCGGATACCTATCCGCCCCACATCAACGGGGCCGCCCAGTTCAGCTACCGGCTCGCGAAGGGTATGACGGGCCGAGGCCACAATGTGCATGTGCTCGCCTGCCGCGCGGACAACGGCGCGAGCTTCACCGAGTTCCGCTCCGAGGCGACCGTGCACCGGCTCCGCTCGCACGGGGTCTTCACCCACGAATACTTCCGCATCTGTTTCCCTTGGGAAATCAAGAAGGAGATCGGCCTCCTTTTCGATCGGATCCAGCCCGATGTAGTGCATATCCAGAGCCACTACATGATCGGGGAGCACGTCCTCTATGAAGCGGCGAAGCGGGGCATCAGAATTGTGGCCACCAATCACTTCATGCCGGAGAACCTCAACCCGTTCCTGCCGTTCCCGCAGTGGTTCAAGGACATCATCGGCAAGATCTCCTGGAAGGACATGGGCAAGGTCATGGGCCAGGCCGACGTCGTCACCACGCCCACACCCCTGGCCGCCAAGGCCATGCACCAGCACGCTTTCCTGCACAAGGTACTGCCACTCTCCAACGGCATCGACTCCGCAGCCTACGAGCTGCAGCCAGGTGAAGTTATCGAACCGCACGCCCATCCCACAGTGGTCTTTGTGGGGCGCCTGGCCGAGGAAAAGCACGTGGACGTGCTGATCAATGCCGTGTCCAAAACGCCCGCGGATCTCAACGTCTGCCTGGAGATTGTGGGCGGCGGCGAAGTCCGTTCGGCTCTTGAATCGCAGGCGGAACGTCTCGGAATGGGGGAGCGGGTGAAGTTCCTGGGACTGGCCAGCGATGACGACCTCCGTGAGGCCTACATCAGGGCAGACCTGTTCTGCATGCCGGGGACCGCTGAGCTTCAGTCCCTGGTGACCCTTGAAGCTATGTCTGCCTCCACTCCCGTCCTGCTCGCGGATGCCATGGCACTGCCGCACCTGGTGCGCGATGGCGAGAATGGCTATCTTTTCACGCCCAACGACAGCGACGACCTCGCAGCCAAGATCACGAAGATCCTCCAGTTGCCGGCCGACGAACGGGCGGCAATGGGCCAGGCCAGCCGGCGGATGGTTGAACCGCATAGTATCGAGGGAACGCTGCAGACCTTCGAGGACCTCTACCGGGGTGCAAGCTACGACGACAAAGCAGTCTGA
- a CDS encoding AAA domain-containing protein, producing the protein MTDPHREAVLIRSRDQPGFHDKTSQVLDYVVAADFTFVTFQPASSPRKYRYSAQNVMILRNPTREPIEDRDCVSIRGDPVQGVTEVWRFDGPGQTWWRVFSLTSGREDYRTCRQDEISIVHAAEDATEAYDVLNYWHHVVSHLGQDDPLRPLYKNFRAVPQGSILDLYLRGEALDASAEIGELIFPFSSNLSQREALMKGLTHRISVIDGPPGTGKTQTILNLVANIIRSPGTTVGIVSSNNAAVENVRDKLAREGLGHVVADLGRSDVRRKFFAGQHAENVEVQRQAGRSTVSLPAAGRISDLDKQLQHLQVMARELAMRRQELDAYKLERRHFSQHVDSHELPPLPALTLLKRPSNRILEFLAQTAAVPANESRLKRVFRRFKGRFRYGSTKHIDPDNTDVILRLQAAFYDSKIAELEQQMERAKAQLDQNDCPGLEDELRHLSRQALDASLYQRYSGGRSQGYSDDTYRRDFTNFANDYPVILSTCHSLRRSIPAGFLLDYLIIDEASQVDLLVAGVALSCARNVIVVGDLQQLQHIAAKGASERARPAPAPSYDYGRHSILSSIIERFGTDLPRTMLREHYRCDPAIIDFCNKKFYGGQLVPYTVSDPDNKALIVVRTAKGNHMRQHVGGRTNQREADVIAEEVLQEFCSDTRPEDIGVVTPYRLQVDKVAEALVNTIQADTVHKFQGREKEVIIMSTVLDETKNGRFGVEFVDNPQLVNVAVSRAVKRFILVTNYDMLPASRHLRDLVQFIQYQDPEHGVFDSAVVSVFDLLYKEYSAVLRPLAARLQNTSKFASENIVWTLLLEILAEATYTDLAVAQQVVLRNLLPDLSRLTAQQMAYVRNRATVDFVIYNRITNVPVLAVEVDGFAFHEADPLQRVRDGFKDAICLAHGIPLLRLPTTGSGEEHVIRQKLATAILD; encoded by the coding sequence TTGACTGACCCACACCGCGAGGCCGTTCTCATCCGGAGCAGGGACCAGCCCGGATTTCATGACAAAACCTCGCAAGTTTTGGATTACGTTGTCGCCGCCGACTTCACCTTCGTTACATTCCAGCCAGCCAGCAGCCCGCGGAAATACAGGTATTCGGCCCAGAACGTCATGATTCTGCGCAACCCGACACGCGAACCCATCGAGGATAGGGACTGTGTCAGCATCCGTGGAGATCCCGTGCAGGGAGTGACGGAGGTGTGGCGTTTTGACGGTCCAGGCCAGACCTGGTGGCGCGTTTTCTCCTTAACCAGCGGACGCGAAGACTATAGGACATGCAGGCAGGACGAGATCAGCATTGTCCACGCTGCGGAGGACGCCACCGAAGCTTACGACGTCCTCAACTACTGGCACCACGTCGTTTCCCATCTCGGGCAGGACGATCCATTGCGCCCCCTATACAAGAACTTTCGGGCCGTCCCCCAGGGGAGCATCCTCGATCTCTACCTTCGCGGCGAAGCCCTGGATGCCTCGGCGGAAATCGGGGAACTTATTTTCCCATTTTCGTCAAACCTTAGCCAGCGCGAGGCTCTGATGAAAGGCCTCACCCACCGTATCTCGGTCATCGACGGGCCGCCGGGAACAGGAAAGACGCAAACAATACTGAACCTGGTTGCCAACATCATCCGTTCCCCGGGGACAACTGTGGGCATTGTGTCTTCCAATAATGCCGCGGTGGAAAACGTCCGCGACAAGCTCGCGCGGGAAGGGCTCGGCCACGTCGTTGCAGACTTGGGGCGTAGCGACGTGAGACGTAAGTTCTTCGCGGGACAACACGCCGAAAACGTCGAGGTGCAACGCCAAGCCGGGCGCTCAACTGTGTCCTTGCCAGCAGCCGGTCGGATTTCGGACCTCGACAAGCAACTCCAGCACTTGCAGGTGATGGCCCGGGAGCTGGCTATGCGGCGGCAGGAGCTGGATGCCTACAAACTTGAACGGCGTCACTTCAGCCAACATGTCGACAGTCACGAACTGCCCCCGCTTCCGGCATTGACACTCCTGAAGCGGCCGTCCAACCGTATCCTCGAATTCCTCGCCCAGACAGCGGCCGTTCCAGCGAATGAAAGTCGCCTCAAAAGAGTTTTTCGACGGTTCAAGGGCCGTTTTCGATATGGATCCACGAAGCACATCGATCCAGACAACACGGACGTAATCCTGCGTCTCCAGGCTGCTTTCTACGACAGCAAAATTGCGGAGTTGGAACAGCAAATGGAGCGAGCGAAAGCGCAGCTCGATCAGAACGACTGCCCCGGTCTCGAAGACGAACTAAGGCACTTGTCACGACAAGCGCTGGACGCCAGTCTGTACCAGCGCTATTCCGGTGGCCGGTCTCAAGGCTATTCGGACGACACTTATCGCCGGGACTTCACGAACTTTGCCAACGATTATCCAGTGATCTTGAGTACCTGCCACTCGCTACGGCGAAGCATCCCGGCTGGCTTCCTGCTGGACTACCTGATCATCGATGAAGCGTCCCAGGTGGACCTTCTAGTCGCGGGCGTGGCGCTTTCCTGCGCACGGAACGTCATCGTGGTGGGGGACCTGCAGCAGCTACAGCACATAGCGGCGAAGGGTGCATCCGAGCGCGCCCGGCCAGCACCTGCGCCAAGTTACGACTATGGGCGGCACAGTATCCTGTCCTCAATCATCGAGCGCTTCGGCACCGACCTCCCCCGCACAATGCTCCGGGAGCACTACCGCTGCGACCCTGCCATCATCGATTTCTGCAACAAGAAGTTTTACGGTGGGCAACTCGTTCCGTACACGGTCAGTGACCCGGACAACAAGGCGCTCATAGTGGTACGCACAGCTAAGGGAAACCACATGCGGCAGCACGTGGGCGGTCGCACCAACCAACGGGAAGCGGACGTTATTGCAGAGGAAGTCCTGCAAGAATTCTGCTCAGACACACGGCCTGAAGACATAGGTGTGGTCACACCGTACCGTCTGCAAGTGGACAAAGTGGCGGAAGCCCTCGTCAACACCATCCAGGCTGACACCGTCCACAAGTTCCAGGGCCGCGAGAAGGAAGTCATCATCATGAGCACGGTCCTGGACGAGACCAAAAACGGACGTTTCGGGGTTGAATTTGTGGATAACCCGCAACTGGTCAATGTGGCGGTATCCCGGGCGGTCAAACGGTTCATATTGGTGACGAATTACGACATGCTGCCGGCCAGCCGTCATCTTCGCGATCTGGTCCAGTTCATCCAGTACCAGGATCCCGAGCACGGCGTGTTCGATAGCGCAGTCGTATCTGTATTCGATCTCCTCTACAAGGAGTACTCGGCGGTGCTCCGGCCCTTGGCTGCCCGCCTTCAAAACACGTCCAAGTTCGCTTCCGAAAACATCGTGTGGACGCTGCTCCTCGAAATTCTTGCCGAGGCAACCTACACGGATTTGGCCGTTGCTCAGCAGGTCGTTTTACGCAATCTGCTCCCCGACCTGTCCAGGCTCACGGCCCAGCAGATGGCCTACGTGCGCAACCGCGCCACGGTGGACTTCGTCATATACAACCGCATCACCAATGTGCCTGTCCTCGCTGTGGAAGTTGACGGTTTTGCCTTCCACGAGGCTGATCCTTTGCAACGAGTCCGGGACGGCTTCAAGGATGCGATCTGCCTCGCGCACGGCATTCCTCTCCTGCGGCTGCCAACCACCGGGAGCGGCGAAGAACACGTGATCCGCCAAAAGCTCGCCACAGCCATTCTTGATTAG